The window CGGATTCTGAAACATAAATGACACTGGCGGTTTTATTTGAAACGTTCACCGGTTGATTCCACAAATGATTCCCGGATGCATCGATGTAATCGCAAAATAAACTATCACCACCTAAACCAAATCCTCCTTCCAGCCAGGCGATAAGAAATCCATTCTGCCATGGCGCGATGTCGTATGCCCATATTTCTTTTCCAACAGTTGTATAAATGGCCTGACCATTGGCGGAAAGTAATGGTACTCCCGATGAGTCCAAATGTTGAATATACAAAGCACTTCCTGCGCTCCCGTTTCTTTTATCAATCCAGGTTGTCAGATAGTCTGACCCATTCACAGAGAATGCATGTACTTTATTTTGTACATCACTCGCATTGCAAATAGCAAAAGGATGTGCAGGATCAACAGAAAATTGAGCCTTGCTTGCAAGGTTGAAGAAAAATAGCAGTGAAAGGAGGCTGTAGATTTGTTTCATGAGCAATATTTAAATAATAAATGCGTTTGGAATGATGAATGTTGAAATATTTGTCAAGCTCTAAATGTACAGGAAATATTTAAAATGAATGTTTAACACACAGTCCATAAAATTTTTAAATGATAGTATTCCAACATTAAAAATTTAACCTAATAACCTAATAACCTAATAACCTAATAACCTAATAACCCAATAACCTAATAACCCAATAACCTAATAACCCAATAACCTAATAACCCAATACCTCGAACATGCAACCTCCCAATTCTTTTCCCTATCTTTGCAAACATGAAAGTTACCATTGATCCGCACTCAGGATTTTGTTTTGGAGTGGTTTACGCCATTCAAAAAGCGGAAGAAGAATTGCAACTTTCCGGCAAATTGTATTGCCTTGGTGATATCGTTCACAACAATAAGGAAGTAGAAAGATTAACCGCCAAAGGTCTTGAAATCATTGATCACGACCGTTTAAGAACCCTGCACGATTGTAAGGTGCTGATTCGTGCCCATGGCGAACCTCCTGAGACATATGAAATTGCATTGAAGAATAATATTGAGCTTATCGATGCTTCCTGTCCTGTTGTATTGAAATTGCAAAACAGGGTAAGGACCAGCTTTGATGAAGTGCTTGAAACAGGCGGACAAATTGTAATTTACGGTGAAACAGGACATGCTGAAGTGAATGGACTTGTTGGTCAAACAGCCGGAACAGCTCTCATCGTTCGTAATGAAGAGGATCTGGATAAAGTAGACTATTCTCGTCCTGTCTATTTTTTCTCTCAAACTACCAAGAGTTCAAAAGGATTTGAGAAAATGAGAAGTCTACTTGAACAACGTTCAGCTGCTGCTCAGGAAAAAGAAATCCGGGAAGAATTATTGAGTTCCAATGATACCATCTGCCGACAGGTGAGTAACCGTGAGCCACAATTGAAAAAATTTGCAGCCATGCACGATGTCATTATTTTCGTTAGTGGTAAAAAAAGCTCGAACGGTAAGGCCTTGTTTGAAGTCTGCAATGCTGTTAACCCAAGAAGTTACTTTGTTTCCGATGTGGAAGAATTGGATCCGCACTGGTTCGAAAATGCTGAATCCGTCGGAATTTGTGGCGCTACTTCTACGCCAATGTGGCTGATGGAAAAGGTGAGCAATCACATCTCCGAAACCCAAATCGCCTGAGTCTGGCTTTTTTCTTAAAAGCTGACAGAATTATTGAGTCGAATTCAGAATTTTTAACATCCGTATTTTATTGATATTCAATAGCTTGTACTTCTTGTTTTTATTTCGTTGAATTTCTCTCTTCCTTTTTTCTCTTTTTCCTCATTTTGACCACAATACGTTAAAAAATCTCTGGCTTACCCCTTTTTTCATAAGATTTAATTCGATACATTTGCGTCCCTTTTAAGCGAAAAACCGAAACTTTCATAATAATTCTAAAAACTAAATGATTACCGAAGAAATCACGAACCAAACATCGGAGTACAAACCAGAAGTCTTTAACTGGGATTCCACAGGAAAAGGCGGATCCGACTATTCTGCTGAAGAGCGCACACAAATGGAACAGATGTACGACAAAACCCTGAATTCAGTGGTTGAGCACGACATCGTAGACGGACTGGTAGTTTCCATTACTTCGAAGGATGTGCTGATCAATATCGGCTACAAATCCGACGGTTTGGTACCACTGGCTGAGTTCCGCCACATGCCTGACCTTAAAGTCGGCGACCGG of the Bacteroidota bacterium genome contains:
- a CDS encoding 4-hydroxy-3-methylbut-2-enyl diphosphate reductase; translated protein: MKVTIDPHSGFCFGVVYAIQKAEEELQLSGKLYCLGDIVHNNKEVERLTAKGLEIIDHDRLRTLHDCKVLIRAHGEPPETYEIALKNNIELIDASCPVVLKLQNRVRTSFDEVLETGGQIVIYGETGHAEVNGLVGQTAGTALIVRNEEDLDKVDYSRPVYFFSQTTKSSKGFEKMRSLLEQRSAAAQEKEIREELLSSNDTICRQVSNREPQLKKFAAMHDVIIFVSGKKSSNGKALFEVCNAVNPRSYFVSDVEELDPHWFENAESVGICGATSTPMWLMEKVSNHISETQIA